From Triticum aestivum cultivar Chinese Spring chromosome 4A, IWGSC CS RefSeq v2.1, whole genome shotgun sequence, a single genomic window includes:
- the LOC123087538 gene encoding methyl-CpG-binding domain-containing protein 9 codes for MDHPPHLDIDLNEPPPPSPPHEFAAPIFMPPPPLPPPPQPQLPPPANVPAQLLLPHQARELALAYHRAESWMSGAATASAAGTGGSSQEVPPPPVLQPPTFARPPLPPPPVLRSPTFARPPLPPPPVLRSPTFAPRPLPPAPVLQSPTFAPPPPPRPPQLPPPANVQAQLLLAHQARDIALACQRGEWWRSAIGAATAGSSAQVPPPVPAQHPGVAGWGGNPCASCGLPELPGSTIICDACERGFHKSCVHVLPPPPLSTPGVPVRRPRVAVNKDWMCPECAAGAVTVQDITRQVSVADGAHLTELATPHFEGLQLNNTTLYDGNNFVPAFGLPHCFSMRQEFPPVDQDFIADGNIEQRSNHTHRRRRDFPKTSALRKFSEKHEFGSSSTSMEPSYFLKATAPSPTEERNPPKPPKFLAENCNRQPHHHSVGLPVQYLDFFITNLGEIDKHACYHNCHQIWPVGFTSYWHDRVTGSLLECEVCDGGSSGPLFKVRRLPCSAFPLPEASTILSQNGARMADTTETKESGSFIRDTANDMDDNIYMIIDIPSETKQDLLSCLTNDTEEKRTSLGCNDLQSSNMMSQILPSNSENAPPSKEANINDQIGEFTFEGTSSSSVWGMISSAMMEACEKMYREHGHLVFSCTHSSENHLLNKGSGCQNFDGPYAPLTRFCSSNGPSIPRVTEKKNDVESTYTLLKNWLYHDRIGLDLEFVQEIVESLPRSRSCINYQFLCNRTEFHSSVTVASGLLLSVHKDGQSNGDTSYHRHGAVTGLHDHAQPSASSIRELPPGRPISHKLQPESAADVFQIWEFLGRFAEIIDLKEVPSYEQLEDELADPWPICASPEETLSKGIQQCRDYSSPMNNSPANASTSHSNSESGLSNNEEIVSVFIPVETSSMKEACLDKLAAKTLGRCTGTILPGVHLALIKVLFGEVLSKLNIDPKDSKPRRGRKKDTENLISTKDFNFDMLTANKLTWPELARRYMLAISSKNGCMDVSNISSRERVKLFRCLHGDGGILCGAVPGVAGMEKDALLLLEAENLICTSLSSEGNKVFMMDYKYSAEVPIADDRTLPDWAKALEPVRKLPTNVGTRIRNCVYEALDQKPPEWARKILEHSISKEVYKANASGPTKKAVLSVLSEACRVIVPQKPENQRNERKTVSISEIILKKCRIALRHVISSDEYKLFRNMLRTILVNSNEYEDQGILGFFGMVPRPLDFRTIDIRLAMGAYCGSWETFFEDVQEVIRNLRTACADRTDIVEMILEFSKSFELHKTEVLDLVQKFDCYLSSENTGSEIHGDLQDILTATTKLPKAPWEYGTCKVCGIDRDGHIVLLCDGCDSEYHIYCLKPPLACIPRGDWFCPPCMLKLEKSHLDQGAQDFKRQRKGAESYAFHGKPSCMLGQRKSHLDQGVQDLEPQRKGPYHDMLIKLAAAVAQKEYWELSTQERIDMLKFLCDEMLNTVLIREHIEKCPEKFNDLQKKFYALNFELKDLKDKEEMRTSYGEMDTLSDQISKVQESIGTVESELNMASLRRDCLGKDSLGRLYCVLGRSGKRPLLVVDGSMLISQEREPPSTSDCKGWNSASVVIYESDEEIRSLVDWLREYDPREKELKRGIQQYWQRQRHLHHQLGNFVLSDPPVSSNGSSNSSEQQLMELPSTKAATILGKTCRCDCLEPIWPAKHHCTACHETYFTSMEYEDHAGKCNGHVNKKKDSVRPSSTSGSTKPMKSCPYDFEEICRKFATNDSNKEIVKDIGLIGSNGVPSFVPSRAAFIDAPVILNKNKKQDGIPNDDCVSSSLEDCQAMSTQKLLQEGSNSAQDCPAASTSCDENVSKTKEPAPDTDTTSCEEAASSATDKPTRLLAVNGGLVPESSLRPLTGRNSHILKQQKINLLDIEAALPEGAFRASKSQQMRRRSWRSFVKRAESISEMVVATSVLENMIKSEFLNKDWWYWSSFTVAIKTSTVSSLALRIHTLDNCIMYTKEPNTVPPADSTKVVNMGRRGKEPEPSAS; via the exons ATGGATCACCCGCCACATCTCGACATCGACCTCaacgagccgccgccgccatcgccgccgcatgAGTTCGCTGCCCCCATTTTTatgcctccgccgccgctgccgccgccgccgcaaccccaGCTCCCGCCTCCCGCCAACGTGCCTGCCCAGCTGCTGCTCCCGCACCAGGCCCGCGAGCTAGCGCTGGCGTATCACCGTGCGGAATCCTGGATGTCAGGTGCTGCTACGGCCAGTGCGGCCGGGACCGGTGGTTCATCGCAGGaggtgccgccgccgccggttctCCAGCCGCCCACTTTTGCTCGTccaccgctgccaccgccgccggttCTCCGGTCGCCCACTTTTGctcgtccgccgctgccgccgccgccggttctCCGGTCGCCCACTTTTGCTCCTCGGCCGCTGCCGCCGGCGCCGGTTCTCCAGTCGCCCACTtttgctcctccgccgccgccgcggccacccCAGCTTCCGCCTCCTGCCAACGTGCAGGCTCAGCTGCTGCTCGCGCACCAAGCCCGCGATATAGCGCTGGCCTGCCAGCGTGGGGAATGGTGGAGGTCGGCCATTGGGGCCGCGACGGCAGGTTCGTCGGCGCAGGTGCCGCCTCCAGTGCCAGCGCAGCACCCGGGAGTAGCGGGGTGGGGCGGGAACCCGTGCGCGTCCTGCGGCCTCCCCGAGCTGCCCGGATCGACCATAATCTGCGACGCCTGTGAACGTGGGTTCCACAAATCATGCGTCCACGTCCTGCCTCCTCCGCCGCTGTCCACCCCTGGCGTGCCGGTGCGGCGTCCTCGGGTGGCCGTGAACAAGGACTGGATGTGCCCGGAATGTGCGGCAGGAGCCGTCACCGTCCAAGACATCACCAGGCA AGTAAGTGTTGCTGATGGAGCTCATTTGACTGAATTGGCTACTCCACATTTTGAGGGGCTGCAATTGAATAATACAACTCTTTATG ATGGGAATAACTTTGTGCCAGCATTTGGTCTTCCTCATTGTTTTAGCATGAGACAAGAATTTCCTCCCGTGGATCAAGATTTCATTGCTGATGGAAACATAGAACAGAGGTCAAATCACACACACCGCAGGAGAAGAGATTTTCCAAAAACATCAGCATTGCGCAAGTTTTCTGAGAAGCACGAGTTTGGAAGTTCCAGCACTTCTATggagccatcatattttctgaaagCAACAGCCCCGAGTCCTACAGAAGAAAGAAATCCACCAAAGCCTCCAAAATTTCTTGCGGAAAACTGCAACCGTCAACCACATCATCACAGC GTTGGCCTACCTGTTCAATATCTAGATTTCTTCATAACTAACTTGGGAGAAATCGATAAACATGCATGCTACCACAATTGTCACCAGATATGGCCAGTGGGTTTTACATCTTACTGGCATGATAGAGTTACTGGTTCACTGCTTGAGTGTGAGGTGTGTGATGGAGGAAGTTCTGGGCCCTTGTTTAAGGTCAGAAGGTTACCATGTTCAGCATTCCCCCTTCCAGAAGCTTCAACTATTCTCTCCCAGAATGGTGCAAGAATGGCCGATACAACTGAAACAAAGGAAAGTGGCAGTTTTATCAGAGATACTGCTAATGATATGGATGATAATATTTATATGATTATCGATATTCCCTCTGAGACCAAACAAGATTTGTTATCATGTCTTACCAATGATACGGAGGAGAAAAGGACTTCTTTGGGTTGCAATGATCTACAGAGTTCAAATATGATGTCACAAATACTACCATCAAATTCTGAGAATGCTCCACCAAGTAAAGAAGCCAATATTAATGACCAAATTGGGGAGTTTACATTTGAGGGAACATCATCCTCTTCAGTATGGGGGATGATTTCTTCTGCTATGATGGAAGCTTGTGAAAAAATGTACAGGGAACATGGGCATCTGGTATTCTCATGCACGCACAGCAGTGAAAATCATTTATTAAACAAGGGGAGTGGATGTCAGAACTTTGATGGTCCTTACGCTCCCCTAACTAGATTTTGCTCGTCCAATGGCCCCAGTATACCACGAGTTACAGAAAAGAAGAATGATGTGGAATCTACTTATACATTACTGAAGAATTGGTTATACCATGATAGAATTGGGCTTGATTTGGAATTTGTTCAAGAAATTGTGGAGTCTCTTCCTAGATCCAGGTCTTGCATAAACTACCAGTTCTTGTGCAATAGGACCGAATTTCACTCTTCTGTGACAGTTGCAAGTGGTTTACTTTTATCTGTGCATAAAGATGGTCAAAGTAATGGAGATACGTCATATCATAGACATGGTGCGGTGACTGGGCTACATGATCATGCTCAGCCCAGCGCTTCTAGCATCCGCGAGCTACCTCCAGGACGTCCTATTAGCCATAAACTTCAACCAGAATCGGCGGCAGATGTTTTCCAG ATATGGGAGTTCTTGGGGCGCTTTGCCGAAATCATTGATCTCAAAGAAGTGCCTTCATACGAACAATTAGAAGATGAACTTGCTGACCCATGGCCAATTTGTGCAAGTCCGGAAGAAACACTGTCAAAGGGCATTCAACAATGTAGGGATTACTCTTCACCAATGAATAATTCCCCTGCAAATGCTTCTACATCACATTCAAATAGTGAATCTGGTCTCTCCAATAATGAAGAGATTGTGTCTGTATTTATTCCTGTTGAAACTTCCTCTATGAAGGAAGCTTGTCTAGATAAATTGGCAGCCAAGACACTTGGGAGGTGCACTGGTACAATATTGCCTGGGGTTCATCTTGCActcattaaggttctttttggTGAGGTATTATCAAAGCTGAACATTGACCCGAAAGATTCAAAACCCAGGCGTGGAAGAAAGAAGGACACTGAGAACCTTATTTCAACAAAGGATTTTAACTTTGATATGCTAACTGCTAACAAGTTGACTTGGCCAGAGTTGGCTAGAAGGTATATGTTAGCTATTTCTTCCAAAAATGGGTGCATGGATGTGTCAAATATTTCCAGTCGAGAAAGGGTGAAGTTATTCCGCTGCCTACACGGTGATGGTGGCATATTGTGCGGAGCAGTACCTGGGGTTGCCGGCATGGAGAAGGATGCCCTG CTGCTTCTGGAGGCGGAGAACTTGATATGCACTTCTCTATCAAGTGAAGGAAACAAGGTTTTTATGATGGATTACAAGTATTCTGCTGAGGTGCCTATTGCTGATGATAGAACATTGCCAGATTGGGCAAAAGCACTAGAGCCTGTGAGAAAATTACCGACAAATGTGGGAACGCGAATTAGAAATTGTGTTTATGAAGCTTTGGACCAAAAACCACCAGAATGGGCAAGGAAAATTTTGGAACATTCGATAAGTAAAGAGGTCTACAAGGCTAATGCATCTGGACCAACCAAG AAAGCTGTTTTATCTGTGTTGTCAGAGGCATGCCGTGTAATAGTGCCACAAAAGCCTGAAAACCAAAGAAATGAAAGGAAAACTGTTTCCATCTCAGAGATTATCTTGAAGAAGTGCCGTATTGCTCTGCGCCATGTCATTTCCTCAGATGAATATAAGCTTTTTCGGAATATGCTTAGAACTATTCTAGTGAACTCTAATGAGTATGAGGATCAGGGCATCCTTGGATTTTTTGGTATGGTGCCACGCCCTTTGGACTTCCGCACAATTGATATAAGGTTGGCTATGGGAGCTTACTGTGGGTCCTGGGAGACTTTTTTTGAGGATGTGCAAGAG GTAATCCGTAATCTGCGCACTGCATGTGCAGATCGAACGGATATAGTGGAAATGATTCTGGAATTCTCTAAGAGTTTTGAATTGCATAAGACAGAG GTGCTCGACCTTGTTCAGAAATTTGATTGCTACCTGTCTAGTGAGAATACTGGTTCAGAAATCCATGGGGATCTACAGGATATTCTGACAGCAACAACCAAATTACCTAAAGCTCCATGGGAGTATGGTACTTGCAAAGTGTGTGGGATTGATAGAGACGGTCACATTGTTCTCTTGTGTGATGGTTGTGACTCGGAATACCATATTTACTGCTTGAAGCCACCACTAGCTTGTATACCACGAGGAGACTGGTTCTGCCCACCGTGCATGTTAAAGCTGGAGAAGTCACATCTTGACCAAGGTGCTCAGGATTTTAAACGACAACGAAAAGGAGCAGAGTCTTATGCATTTCACGGCAAACCATCGTGCATGTTAGGTCAAAGGAAATCACATCTTGACCAGGGTGTTCAGGATTTGGAACCACAACGGAAAGGACCCTATCATGACATGCTTATTAAGTTAGCTGCAGCAGTGGCACAAAAGGAGTACTGGGAGCTTAGCACACAAGAG AGAATAGATATGCTGAAATTTCTTTGTGATGAAATGCTCAACACAGTCCTGATAAGAGAACATATAGAAAAATGTCCAGAAAAGTTCAATGATCTCCAGAAGAAATTTTATGCTTTGAATTTTGAATTGAAGGATTTGAAAGATAAGGAGGAAATGAGGACTTCATATGGTGAAATGGATACTTTATCGGACCAGATTTCAAAAGTGCAGGAGTCAATTGGCACCGTAGAGTCAGAGCTTAATATGGCATCCCTGAGAAGAGATTGTCTTGGAAAGGATTCCTTGGGTCGATTGTACTGCGTTTTAGGACGATCTGGTAAACGTCCTTTGCTGGTCGTTGATGGAAGCATGCTGATAAGCCAGGAGAGGGAACCACCATCTACTTCTGATTGTAAAGGATGGAATTCTGCATCTGTTGTCATTTATGAATCAGATGAAGAAATCCGTAGTCTTGTTGACTGGCTAAGGGAATACGATCCAAGAGAGAAGGAGCTGAAACGTGGTATCCAACAGTactggcagcggcagcggcatctTCATCACCAGCTGGGTAATTTTGTTCTCAGTGATCCTCCAGTATCATCCAATGGGTCGTCGAACAGCAGCGAGCAGCAGCTTATGGAACTTCCCAGTACCAAGGCTGCAACAATTTTGGGGAAAACATGCCGCTGCGACTGCTTAGAGCCTATATGGCCTGCTAAACACCACTGCACAGCATGTCATGAGACTTACTTCACGTCAATGGAGTATGAAGATCATGCTGGAAAGTGCAATGGACATGTCAACAAGAAGAAGGATTCTGTTCGTCCTAGCTCCACCTCTGGGTCCACAAAACCGATGAAGTCATGCCCATATGACTTTGAAGAGATTTGCAGAAAATTTGCCACCAATGATTCTAACAAGGAGATAGTGAAGGATATTGGACTTATTGGATCAAACGGAGTTCCGTCTTTTGTCCCTTCACGTGCAGCTTTTATTGATGCTCCAGTCATTCTGAATAAAAACAAAAAGCAAGATGGCATCCCAAATGATGATTGTGTTTCCAGCTCCTTAGAGGATTGCCAGGCAATGTCTACACAAAAGTTATTGCAGGAGGGGTCCAATTCTGCTCAAGATTGTCCTGCA